The nucleotide sequence AAATTCTCAGAGGTTTCCCATCTAAGATATCAGAAAGAATGAATCACTGTCTAATTAAAAAGGTCACACCAGAAGAAGTGAAGAATGCTGTGTTTTCTATTAAAGCTGGGAGTGCACCAGGAGTTGATGGAATGActggttttttcttccagaattATTGGAGCATAGTAGGAGATCAATTAACAAAATAAGTCATCAATTTCTTCGATTCAGGCATCATGCCAGCTGAATGGAACTATACTCAACTCTGTCTCATCCCTAAGAAACCAAATGCTACCCTGATGACAGACTCAGGCCAATCAGCTTGTGCACAGTGATGTACAAGACGATTTCGAAAATTTTGGCTTCTAGACTTCAGAGCATTCTCCCTGATATTGTTTCTTCTAATCAGTCAGCCTTTGTCTCCAGTCGTCTTATTTCAGACAACATCATCCTTGCTCACGAAGCAGTTCACAGTCTAAACACAAAGGAGGGGATCTCTGAAAACTTCATGGCAGCAAAAACTGATATGTCAAAAGCCTTTGATAGAGTGGAGTGGAACTACCTTCAGGCTCTTCTCAACTCATTAGGTTTTCACAGAACTTGGGTCAATTGGATAATAGCTTGCGTTTCCACAGTTAAGTACTCGGTCCTCATCAACGGCCAATCCCATGGTTATATCTCCCCTGAACGTGGTCTGCGACAAGGTGATCCCTTATCACCCtttctctttgttctctgtgcGGAAGGACTCTCCTATCTTCTTAATCAAAAAGCTTCAGAAGGTTTGATTAATGGGATACAATTCTCCCCAAATGGTCCAGCAGTTCATCATCTGTTTTTTGCAGACGACAGTCTGTTTCTTTTTAGAGCTGATATGCTTCAGTGTCAGGTCTTTAAAGAGGTTCTACAGAAATATGCTGAAGCTACTGGTCAAGTAATCAATCTGAACAAATCATCCTTGACTTTTGGGAAAAAGGTAGATCAAAATCTGAAGCTGAGTATTCAGAACTCGCTTGGGATCTTTGCAGAAGGAGGTGCAGGCACCTATCTTGGTCTTCCTGAATGCTTCAGTGGATCTAAAGTAGAGATGCTGGCTTACATTCAAGAGAAGATGAAAGGGAGAATGTCTGGATGGTACACAAGGTTCCTTTCTCAAGCTGGAAAAGAAGTGATATTAAAATCAGTGGCCATGGCTATGCCTATTTATGCTATGAGTTGTTTTAAACTGCCTAAAACAActtgtaataatttaacttcTGCTATGGCGGCTTTTTGGTGGAGATCTACTGAAGATAAAGGGAAGATCCATTGGCTAAGTTGGGATAAACTTTGTGTCCCTAAGCGACTTGGAGGGATGGGATTTAAAGATATTGAAACCTTCAATCAAGCCTTGTTAGCCAAGCAAGCTTGGAGGATTCTCCATGAACAGTCTTCTCTGTTTGGAACCTTCTTGAAGAGCAGATACTTCCCCAATGGTGATTTTCTCTCAGCTAAGCTTGGTAAAAGACCTTCATACGCTTGGCGAAGTATCCTCCATGGTAGAGATCTTTTGATCAAAGGTCTAAGACATATGGTTGGTAATGGTGAATCTATTCATGTGTGGTCCACTCCTTGGCTTGCAGATGGTGATAGAATGCGCATGCCCTTAATGAAGAATACCTTGGTTGATCTGAATCTCAAAGTAAAAGATCTTTTGATTCCAAACTCTCATCTGTGGAATATACCTAAGTTAAATGATCTCTTTTACCCACAAGACATTGCTATCAGTTCCAAGATCAAACCGGTGATCAATTCAGAAGATTTTTATTGCTGGAATCACACAAGATCAGGAGAATATTCGGTCCGTTCTGGATATTGGTTTGCAGAAAAAAGTGCCAACAAGGAAGCCTATGCTACAGCAACAGTACTTCCTTCTCTCAATGGTATCAAAGATTACATATGGTCGCTGGACACAGCTCCGAAGATTAAAATGTTTCTGTGGAAAGCGGTTAGTGGAGCTCTTCCGGTGACTGATAACCTTTTGAGTAGAGGTATGAAGATTGATTCTAGATGTCAGGTCTGTGGTATGGAAGGAGAGTCCATAAATCATGTGCTGTTCACTTGCACTTTGGCTAGACAATTTTGGGCCATTTGTAACTTTCCTCGGCCTCACTCGGACTTCTCTGTTTCATCTATATATTCGaacattttctatgttttgaaaGCAAAGGATATCCCCTCCATCCCTTTGAATATCAGTAGAGCGGGTCCTTGGATCATTTGGAATATCTGGAAGAACAGAAACTCTCATTTCTTTGAAGGTTGCGTAACCAAAGCTCCAGATTTCCTTGAGAAAGTGTATGAAGAAGCAAATCACTGGTTCCTGATCAAGACAATTGAAAAAGAGGAAAAAGCCATTGACCTCGATCGgaagaagaaaataatgttTGGTTGGAAACCTCCACCTTCGGGTTGGATCAAATGCGATATTGGTTCTGCTTGGAGCAGTTCCAAAAATGAAAGTGGAGCTTCATGGGTTCTTAGAGACAGCGATGGAAATGTTTTGTTACATAGTAGAAGATCCTTCTCAGCTATTTACAGTCGTATGGATGCTTCTATGGAAAGTTGGTTATGGGCTATCGATAGTCTCAA is from Brassica napus cultivar Da-Ae chromosome A4, Da-Ae, whole genome shotgun sequence and encodes:
- the LOC125608151 gene encoding uncharacterized protein LOC125608151 — protein: MVGDFNEILNNEEKIGGPRRSDASFQPFSDMLHACGMTELPSTGNSYTWGGRRQTLWIQSKLDRAFGNSDWFKCFPSANQAFLAKRGSDHRPVLIKLTASQDSYRGSFKFDRRMLHKPLVQEAIHQAWNQRRHDQDASVSIRLSFCRKALTMDPCSTRINLIRCDLLKAYRDEENYWKQKSKDDWIIHGDGNTKVFHAAVKAARAKNEVVKLIDLNGVAHRSEASKAQVAINYFQDLFKSSNSEDYSEILRGFPSKISERMNHCLIKKVTPEEVKNAVFSIKAGSAPGVDGMTETKCYPDDRLRPISLCTVMYKTISKILASRLQSILPDIVSSNQSAFVSSRLISDNIILAHEAVHSLNTKEGISENFMAAKTDMSKAFDRVEWNYLQALLNSLGFHRTWVNWIIACVSTVKYSVLINGQSHGYISPERGLRQGDPLSPFLFVLCAEGLSYLLNQKASEGLINGIQFSPNGPAVHHLFFADDSLFLFRADMLQCQVFKEVLQKYAEATGQVINLNKSSLTFGKKVDQNLKLSIQNSLGIFAEGGAGTYLGLPECFSGSKVEMLAYIQEKMKGRMSGWYTRFLSQAGKEVILKSVAMAMPIYAMSCFKLPKTTCNNLTSAMAAFWWRSTEDKGKIHWLSWDKLCVPKRLGGMGFKDIETFNQALLAKQAWRILHEQSSLFGTFLKSRYFPNGDFLSAKLGKRPSYAWRSILHGRDLLIKGLRHMVGNGESIHVWSTPWLADGDRMRMPLMKNTLVDLNLKVKDLLIPNSHLWNIPKLNDLFYPQDIAISSKIKPVINSEDFYCWNHTRSGEYSVRSGYWFAEKSANKEAYATATVLPSLNGIKDYIWSLDTAPKIKMFLWKAVSGALPVTDNLLSRGMKIDSRCQVCGMEGESINHVLFTCTLARQFWAICNFPRPHSDFSVSSIYSNIFYVLKAKDIPSIPLNISRAGPWIIWNIWKNRNSHFFEGCVTKAPDFLEKVYEEANHWFLIKTIEKEEKAIDLDRKKKIMFGWKPPPSGWIKCDIGSAWSSSKNESGASWVLRDSDGNVLLHSRRSFSAIYSRMDASMENIRGASLIADSVIKEDRYQSYIAAGYPDSG